Proteins encoded by one window of Nicotiana tabacum cultivar K326 chromosome 10, ASM71507v2, whole genome shotgun sequence:
- the LOC107779012 gene encoding serine/threonine protein phosphatase 2A 59 kDa regulatory subunit B' gamma isoform isoform X1: MFKQILGKLPRKPSKSSSSNSDSNHSEVSAFSSVNSNSSSNSSNNSKGLGNMGKMSNSTSSGVSQLTSNGNHVPVKPNQGKKPFRVNELAGTSVMNSMLSSYEVLPSFRDVPSSEKQNLLIKKLQMCCVLFDFGDPTKNLKEKDVKRQTLLELVDYISSVNFKFNEVTMQEITKMVAANLFRTFPSPNHDNGLLDMFDPEEDEPTMEPSWPHLQVVYEFLLRFVASSETDAKLAKRYIDHSFVLKLLELFDSEDQREREYLKTILHRVYGKFMVHRPFIRKAINNIFYRFIFETEKHNGIAELLEILGSIINGFALPLKEEHKLFLVRALIPLHKPKCVAMYHQQLMYCITQFVEKDCKLADTVIRGLLKYWPVTNSGKEVMFLGELEEVLEATQVAEFQRCVVPLFRQIGRCLNSSHFQVAERALFLWNNDHIRNLIIQNREVILPIIFPPLEKNTNGHWNQAVQSLTSNVRKIFSDADQALFDECLEKFQEAEIKNKEMQERRELTWKRLEDVAASNFVSNEAVLVSRYASSVVIATSNNSRTNMGS, translated from the exons ATGTTTAAGCAGATTTTGGGGAAGCTTCCTCGGAAGCCGTCAAAATCATCATCATCTAACAGTGACTCGAATCACAGTGAAGTTTCAGCATTCTCATCAGTTAACTCAAATTCGAGCTCTAATAGTAGTAATAACTCAAAGGGGTTGGGAAATATGGGGAAAATGTCTAACTCAACAAGTTCCGGTGTGTCTCAGCTTACTAGCAATGGGAATCATGTCCCAGTGAAGCCGAATCAAGGGAAAAAACCTTTTCGGGTTAATGAACTGGCTGGAACCTCTGTTATGAACTCCATGTTATCCTCCTATGAGGTTCTTCCAAGTTTTCGAGATGTCCCAAGTTCAGAAAAGCAAAATCTTTTGATTAAGAAGTTGCAAATGTGTTGTGTACTGTTTGATTTTGGCGACCCTACGAAGAATCTGAAGGAGAAGGATGTCAAGAGGCAGACATTGCTTGAACTAGTTGATTATATTTCATCTGTGAATTTCAAGTTTAATGAAGTTACGATGCAAGAAATAACGAAAATGGTTGCTGCCAATTTGTTTAGGACATTTCCCTCGCCGAATCATGACAATGGGCTACTGGATATGTTTGATCCTGAAGAGGATGAGCCCACTATGGAACCCTCGTGGCCTCACCTTCAGGTTGTTTATGAGTTTCTTCTGCGATTTGTGGCTTCATCAGAGACGGATGCTAAGCTTGCAAAAAGATACATTGACCACTCTTTTGTCTTGAAATTGCTTGAACTGTTTGATTCGGAGGACCAACGAGAGCGGGAATACTTGAAGACAATTCTTCATCGCGTATATGGGAAGTTCATGGTGCACAGGCCATTTATCAGGAAAGCCATAAATAACATATTTTACCGATTTATCTTTGAGACTGAGAAGCACAATGGAATAGCAGAACTATTGGAGATCTTGGGTAGTATAATTAATGGGTTTGCTCTGCCTTTAAAGGAAGAGCACAAGCTTTTTCTTGTCCGTGCATTGATTCCCCTTCACAAACCTAAATGTGTAGCCATGTATCACCAACAACTCATGTATTGCATCACACAATTTGTGGAGAAAGACTGCAAGTTGGCAGACACTGTGATCAGAGGACTTTTGAAGTACTGGCCAGTAACCAATAGTGGCAAGGAGGTCATGTTTCTTGGTGAGTTGGAGGAAGTTCTGGAAGCTACCCAAGTTGCAGAGTTTCAACGGTGTGTGGTCCCTTTGTTCCGTCAGATTGGTCGTTGTCTCAATAGTTCGCATTTTCAG GTAGCTGAACGTGCTCTATTCCTGTGGAATAATGATCACATTAGAAACCTAATAATTCAGAATCGTGAAGTGATTTTACCCATAATTTTCCCCCCTTTGGAGAAAAACACCAATGGTCACTGGAACCAAGCTGTTCAAAGTCTGACATCAAATGTAAGGAAGATCTTTTCAGATGCTGATCAAGCACTTTTTGATGAGTGTTTAGAGAAATTCCAAGAAGCTGAGATAAAAAACAAGGAGATGCAGGAGAGACGGGAATTGACCTGGAAACGTTTAGAAGATGTAGCAGCTTCCAACTTTGTGAGTAATGAAGCTGTGCTCGTCTCTAGATATGCTTCTTCTGTCGTCATTGCTACCAGCAACAATTCACGGACAAATATGGGTAGTTGA
- the LOC107779012 gene encoding serine/threonine protein phosphatase 2A 59 kDa regulatory subunit B' zeta isoform isoform X2 has product MNSMLSSYEVLPSFRDVPSSEKQNLLIKKLQMCCVLFDFGDPTKNLKEKDVKRQTLLELVDYISSVNFKFNEVTMQEITKMVAANLFRTFPSPNHDNGLLDMFDPEEDEPTMEPSWPHLQVVYEFLLRFVASSETDAKLAKRYIDHSFVLKLLELFDSEDQREREYLKTILHRVYGKFMVHRPFIRKAINNIFYRFIFETEKHNGIAELLEILGSIINGFALPLKEEHKLFLVRALIPLHKPKCVAMYHQQLMYCITQFVEKDCKLADTVIRGLLKYWPVTNSGKEVMFLGELEEVLEATQVAEFQRCVVPLFRQIGRCLNSSHFQVAERALFLWNNDHIRNLIIQNREVILPIIFPPLEKNTNGHWNQAVQSLTSNVRKIFSDADQALFDECLEKFQEAEIKNKEMQERRELTWKRLEDVAASNFVSNEAVLVSRYASSVVIATSNNSRTNMGS; this is encoded by the exons ATGAACTCCATGTTATCCTCCTATGAGGTTCTTCCAAGTTTTCGAGATGTCCCAAGTTCAGAAAAGCAAAATCTTTTGATTAAGAAGTTGCAAATGTGTTGTGTACTGTTTGATTTTGGCGACCCTACGAAGAATCTGAAGGAGAAGGATGTCAAGAGGCAGACATTGCTTGAACTAGTTGATTATATTTCATCTGTGAATTTCAAGTTTAATGAAGTTACGATGCAAGAAATAACGAAAATGGTTGCTGCCAATTTGTTTAGGACATTTCCCTCGCCGAATCATGACAATGGGCTACTGGATATGTTTGATCCTGAAGAGGATGAGCCCACTATGGAACCCTCGTGGCCTCACCTTCAGGTTGTTTATGAGTTTCTTCTGCGATTTGTGGCTTCATCAGAGACGGATGCTAAGCTTGCAAAAAGATACATTGACCACTCTTTTGTCTTGAAATTGCTTGAACTGTTTGATTCGGAGGACCAACGAGAGCGGGAATACTTGAAGACAATTCTTCATCGCGTATATGGGAAGTTCATGGTGCACAGGCCATTTATCAGGAAAGCCATAAATAACATATTTTACCGATTTATCTTTGAGACTGAGAAGCACAATGGAATAGCAGAACTATTGGAGATCTTGGGTAGTATAATTAATGGGTTTGCTCTGCCTTTAAAGGAAGAGCACAAGCTTTTTCTTGTCCGTGCATTGATTCCCCTTCACAAACCTAAATGTGTAGCCATGTATCACCAACAACTCATGTATTGCATCACACAATTTGTGGAGAAAGACTGCAAGTTGGCAGACACTGTGATCAGAGGACTTTTGAAGTACTGGCCAGTAACCAATAGTGGCAAGGAGGTCATGTTTCTTGGTGAGTTGGAGGAAGTTCTGGAAGCTACCCAAGTTGCAGAGTTTCAACGGTGTGTGGTCCCTTTGTTCCGTCAGATTGGTCGTTGTCTCAATAGTTCGCATTTTCAG GTAGCTGAACGTGCTCTATTCCTGTGGAATAATGATCACATTAGAAACCTAATAATTCAGAATCGTGAAGTGATTTTACCCATAATTTTCCCCCCTTTGGAGAAAAACACCAATGGTCACTGGAACCAAGCTGTTCAAAGTCTGACATCAAATGTAAGGAAGATCTTTTCAGATGCTGATCAAGCACTTTTTGATGAGTGTTTAGAGAAATTCCAAGAAGCTGAGATAAAAAACAAGGAGATGCAGGAGAGACGGGAATTGACCTGGAAACGTTTAGAAGATGTAGCAGCTTCCAACTTTGTGAGTAATGAAGCTGTGCTCGTCTCTAGATATGCTTCTTCTGTCGTCATTGCTACCAGCAACAATTCACGGACAAATATGGGTAGTTGA
- the LOC107779001 gene encoding uncharacterized protein LOC107779001: MPALSNLSTNTSSLERTNFSASSRRYRGVRAMRTEKPLEELYNVRVERNVTKDRLMELGVPRWSMWKTGKCKLPWDWHVDQLVYIEEGEVRVVPEGSQRFMQFVAGDLVRYPKWFEADLYFNDFYQERYSFRAYGDS, encoded by the coding sequence ATGCCTGCTTTAAGCAACTTATCCACCAACACTAGCAGCCTAGAACGAACAAATTTTTCTGCATCCTCAAGGAGATATCGGGGAGTCAGGGCAATGAGGACAGAGAAACCACTGGAGGAGTTGTATAATGTGAGAGTAGAGAGAAATGTAACAAAAGATCGACTAATGGAGCTTGGAGTTCCACGATGGTCAATGTGGAAAACTGGCAAATGTAAGTTACCTTGGGATTGGCATGTGGATCAGCTGGTTTACATTGAAGAAGGTGAGGTAAGGGTGGTACCTGAAGGAAGCCAAAGATTTATGCAGTTTGTCGCGGGAGACCTTGTTCGGTATCCTAAATGGTTTGAAGCTGATCTCTACTTCAATGACTTCTACCAAGAGCGATATAGCTTTCGAGCATATGGAGATAGCTAG